A genomic region of Cannabis sativa cultivar Pink pepper isolate KNU-18-1 chromosome 1, ASM2916894v1, whole genome shotgun sequence contains the following coding sequences:
- the LOC115704571 gene encoding cysteine-rich receptor-like protein kinase 25 isoform X1, which translates to MKIFCPKFFYVILAHALCSSSLIHIGESTTTFRAHACSNSSTGSTLTQNSTYLNNLNLLFSYLTTNATNDGDFYQTTVARDTPDASTGYFQCRLDINATVCQECVRNASTEALKRCPLEKGAIIWFDECWIRYQDGSSVSPGLVPALPLSNVQNVTEAERFNQLLGDVLNKVADQAVSSESAKKYATEEENFTSSQTLYSLAQCSSDAPTSFCNTCLLSAIGFIPGCCGGRRGGAVYLPSCIIRFELYPFYNSISVTPIPPPAAKEKEKGSTITIIVIVLPISVAIVAFLIGFFYLRNRKVTKIKKYLSVRQDSVREEISGGDTFQFSLEEIRTATNNFLDENKIGRGGFGAVYKGTLPNGHEIAVKRLTGNMGKGADEQFKNEALLMTKLQHRNLARLIGFCLEGQEKILVYEYVPNKSLDFFLFDQEKKNMLDWTTRYKIITGVARGILYLHEDSRLKIIHRDLKASNVLLDDHMNPKISDFGLAKVFVVDQTHGSTNRIVGTYGYMSPEYAMHGKFSFKSDVFSFGVLVLEILSGKRNNFSDESSGSGDLLSYAWELWKEGTFLELLDPTLRNSYSKNEVIRCIHMGLLCVQENPVHRPTMATIVLMLNSYSAILPPPQQPAVLSHRNRTQSSTTTTSGEQQFYESMASSTQGSTNDRSMITEIYPR; encoded by the exons ATGAAAATATTTTGTCCCAAGTTTTTCTATGTAATCTTGGCTCACGCCCTCTGTTCGAGTTCTCTTATCCATATCGGAGAGTCGACAACAACTTTTCGCGCTCACGCATGCTCAAATTCTTCGACTGGTAGTACTTTAACCCAAAACAGTACCTACCTCAACAATCTCAATCTTCTCTTCTCCTATCTCACCACCAACGCCACCAACGATGGTGATTTCTACCAAACAACCGTCGCAAGAGACACTCCTGACGCTTCTACCGGCTATTTTCAATGCCGCTTAGACATAAATGCTACTGTATGCCAAGAATGCGTCAGAAACGCTTCTACAGAAGCACTTAAGCGGTGCCCACTAGAAAAGGGAGCCATAATCTGGTTCGACGAGTGCTGGATACGGTACCAGGACGGATCTTCAGTATCGCCGGGTCTCGTGCCCGCGTTACCGTTGTCTAATGTGCAGAATGTGACGGAAGCGGAGCGCTTCAACCAATTGTTGGGAGATGTTCTGAATAAAGTGGCGGACCAAGCCGTTAGTTCCGAGTCGGCTAAGAAGTACGCGACGGAGGAAGAGAACTTCACGAGTTCGCAGACTTTGTACAGCTTAGCACAATGCTCATCAGATGCACCAACCTCTTTTTGCAACACGTGTTTGCTTAGCGCCATTGGTTTCATACCAGGGTGCTGTGGCGGCAGACGAGGTGGGGCTGTTTACTTGCCCAGCTGCATCATTAGATTCGAGCTCTACCCCTTCTACAATTCAATTTCTGTCACTCCAATTCCACCACCAG cagcaaaagaaaaagaaaaaggttcaACCATTACAATTATTGTTATTGTTCTCCCAATTAGTGTGGCTATTGTGGCCTTCTTGATTGGCTTTTTCTACCTCCGTAATAGGAAAGTCACGAAGATAAAGAAATACCTCTCTGTTCGGCAAGACAGTG TTAGGGAAGAAATTTCAGGAGGCGACACTTTTCAGTTTTCTTTGGAGGAAATTAGGACTGCCACTAATAACTTCTTGGATGAAAATAAGATAGGAAGAGGTGGATTTGGTGCAGTTTACAAG GGTACCCTCCCTAATGGTCATGAAATTGCCGTGAAAAGACTTACTGGAAATATGGGAAAAGGAGCCGATGAACAGTTTAAGAATGAAGCCCTTTTGATGACCAAGCTTCAACACAGAAATCTAGCTAGGCTAATAGGATTTTGCTTGGAAGGACAAGAAAAAATTTTGGTCTACGAATATGTACCCAATAAAAGTCTTGATTTCTTTCTATTCG ATCAGGAAAAGAAAAACATGTTAGATTGGACAACGCGGTACAAGATTATAACAGGCGTTGCCAGAGGAATTCTTTATCTTCATGAAGATTCTAGACTAAAAATTATACATCGTGATTTAAAAGCTAGCAACGTTTTATTAGATGATCATATGAATCCTAAGATTTCAGATTTTGGTTTAGCAAAAGTTTTTGTTGTTGACCAAACACATGGAAGTACCAATCGTATTGTTGGAACTTA TGGTTATATGTCTCCGGAGTACGCCATGCATGGGAAATTTTCTTTTAAGTCGGATGTGTTCAGCTTTGGCGTGTTGGTTCTAGAAATTCTCAGTGGCAAGAGAAACAATTTTTCCGATGAATCATCCGGTAGTGGAGACCTCTTAAGTTAT GCTTGGGAGCTTTGGAAAGAAGGGACTTTTTTGGAATTGTTGGATCCTACACTAAGAAATTCCTACTCAAAAAATGAAGTGATTAGATGCATTCATATGGGGTTATTATGTGTTCAAGAAAATCCTGTTCATAGACCCACCATGGCAACAATAGTTCTCATGCTTAACAGCTACTCTGCTATACTTCCACCACCTCAACAACCAGCAGTCCTTTCTCATCGTAATAGAACACAATCAAGCACAACAACAACTAGTGGTGAGCAACAGTTTTATGAATCTATGGCTAGTTCAACTCAAGGCTCTACTAATGATAGATCCATGATCACTGAAATCTATCCTCGATAG
- the LOC115704571 gene encoding cysteine-rich receptor-like protein kinase 25 isoform X2, producing the protein MKIFCPKFFYVILAHALCSSSLIHIGESTTTFRAHACSNSSTGSTLTQNSTYLNNLNLLFSYLTTNATNDGDFYQTTVARDTPDASTGYFQCRLDINATVCQECVRNASTEALKRCPLEKGAIIWFDECWIRYQDGSSVSPGLVPALPLSNVQNVTEAERFNQLLGDVLNKVADQAVSSESAKKYATEEENFTSSQTLYSLAQCSSDAPTSFCNTCLLSAIGFIPGCCGGRRGGAVYLPSCIIRFELYPFYNSISVTPIPPPAKEKEKGSTITIIVIVLPISVAIVAFLIGFFYLRNRKVTKIKKYLSVRQDSVREEISGGDTFQFSLEEIRTATNNFLDENKIGRGGFGAVYKGTLPNGHEIAVKRLTGNMGKGADEQFKNEALLMTKLQHRNLARLIGFCLEGQEKILVYEYVPNKSLDFFLFDQEKKNMLDWTTRYKIITGVARGILYLHEDSRLKIIHRDLKASNVLLDDHMNPKISDFGLAKVFVVDQTHGSTNRIVGTYGYMSPEYAMHGKFSFKSDVFSFGVLVLEILSGKRNNFSDESSGSGDLLSYAWELWKEGTFLELLDPTLRNSYSKNEVIRCIHMGLLCVQENPVHRPTMATIVLMLNSYSAILPPPQQPAVLSHRNRTQSSTTTTSGEQQFYESMASSTQGSTNDRSMITEIYPR; encoded by the exons ATGAAAATATTTTGTCCCAAGTTTTTCTATGTAATCTTGGCTCACGCCCTCTGTTCGAGTTCTCTTATCCATATCGGAGAGTCGACAACAACTTTTCGCGCTCACGCATGCTCAAATTCTTCGACTGGTAGTACTTTAACCCAAAACAGTACCTACCTCAACAATCTCAATCTTCTCTTCTCCTATCTCACCACCAACGCCACCAACGATGGTGATTTCTACCAAACAACCGTCGCAAGAGACACTCCTGACGCTTCTACCGGCTATTTTCAATGCCGCTTAGACATAAATGCTACTGTATGCCAAGAATGCGTCAGAAACGCTTCTACAGAAGCACTTAAGCGGTGCCCACTAGAAAAGGGAGCCATAATCTGGTTCGACGAGTGCTGGATACGGTACCAGGACGGATCTTCAGTATCGCCGGGTCTCGTGCCCGCGTTACCGTTGTCTAATGTGCAGAATGTGACGGAAGCGGAGCGCTTCAACCAATTGTTGGGAGATGTTCTGAATAAAGTGGCGGACCAAGCCGTTAGTTCCGAGTCGGCTAAGAAGTACGCGACGGAGGAAGAGAACTTCACGAGTTCGCAGACTTTGTACAGCTTAGCACAATGCTCATCAGATGCACCAACCTCTTTTTGCAACACGTGTTTGCTTAGCGCCATTGGTTTCATACCAGGGTGCTGTGGCGGCAGACGAGGTGGGGCTGTTTACTTGCCCAGCTGCATCATTAGATTCGAGCTCTACCCCTTCTACAATTCAATTTCTGTCACTCCAATTCCACCACCAG caaaagaaaaagaaaaaggttcaACCATTACAATTATTGTTATTGTTCTCCCAATTAGTGTGGCTATTGTGGCCTTCTTGATTGGCTTTTTCTACCTCCGTAATAGGAAAGTCACGAAGATAAAGAAATACCTCTCTGTTCGGCAAGACAGTG TTAGGGAAGAAATTTCAGGAGGCGACACTTTTCAGTTTTCTTTGGAGGAAATTAGGACTGCCACTAATAACTTCTTGGATGAAAATAAGATAGGAAGAGGTGGATTTGGTGCAGTTTACAAG GGTACCCTCCCTAATGGTCATGAAATTGCCGTGAAAAGACTTACTGGAAATATGGGAAAAGGAGCCGATGAACAGTTTAAGAATGAAGCCCTTTTGATGACCAAGCTTCAACACAGAAATCTAGCTAGGCTAATAGGATTTTGCTTGGAAGGACAAGAAAAAATTTTGGTCTACGAATATGTACCCAATAAAAGTCTTGATTTCTTTCTATTCG ATCAGGAAAAGAAAAACATGTTAGATTGGACAACGCGGTACAAGATTATAACAGGCGTTGCCAGAGGAATTCTTTATCTTCATGAAGATTCTAGACTAAAAATTATACATCGTGATTTAAAAGCTAGCAACGTTTTATTAGATGATCATATGAATCCTAAGATTTCAGATTTTGGTTTAGCAAAAGTTTTTGTTGTTGACCAAACACATGGAAGTACCAATCGTATTGTTGGAACTTA TGGTTATATGTCTCCGGAGTACGCCATGCATGGGAAATTTTCTTTTAAGTCGGATGTGTTCAGCTTTGGCGTGTTGGTTCTAGAAATTCTCAGTGGCAAGAGAAACAATTTTTCCGATGAATCATCCGGTAGTGGAGACCTCTTAAGTTAT GCTTGGGAGCTTTGGAAAGAAGGGACTTTTTTGGAATTGTTGGATCCTACACTAAGAAATTCCTACTCAAAAAATGAAGTGATTAGATGCATTCATATGGGGTTATTATGTGTTCAAGAAAATCCTGTTCATAGACCCACCATGGCAACAATAGTTCTCATGCTTAACAGCTACTCTGCTATACTTCCACCACCTCAACAACCAGCAGTCCTTTCTCATCGTAATAGAACACAATCAAGCACAACAACAACTAGTGGTGAGCAACAGTTTTATGAATCTATGGCTAGTTCAACTCAAGGCTCTACTAATGATAGATCCATGATCACTGAAATCTATCCTCGATAG
- the LOC115704571 gene encoding cysteine-rich receptor-like protein kinase 44 isoform X3, giving the protein MKIFCPKFFYVILAHALCSSSLIHIGESTTTFRAHACSNSSTGSTLTQNSTYLNNLNLLFSYLTTNATNDGDFYQTTVARDTPDASTGYFQCRLDINATVCQECVRNASTEALKRCPLEKGAIIWFDECWIRYQDGSSVSPGLVPALPLSNVQNVTEAERFNQLLGDVLNKVADQAVSSESAKKYATEEENFTSSQTLYSLAQCSSDAPTSFCNTCLLSAIGFIPGCCGGRRGGAVYLPSCIIRFELYPFYNSISVTPIPPPVREEISGGDTFQFSLEEIRTATNNFLDENKIGRGGFGAVYKGTLPNGHEIAVKRLTGNMGKGADEQFKNEALLMTKLQHRNLARLIGFCLEGQEKILVYEYVPNKSLDFFLFDQEKKNMLDWTTRYKIITGVARGILYLHEDSRLKIIHRDLKASNVLLDDHMNPKISDFGLAKVFVVDQTHGSTNRIVGTYGYMSPEYAMHGKFSFKSDVFSFGVLVLEILSGKRNNFSDESSGSGDLLSYAWELWKEGTFLELLDPTLRNSYSKNEVIRCIHMGLLCVQENPVHRPTMATIVLMLNSYSAILPPPQQPAVLSHRNRTQSSTTTTSGEQQFYESMASSTQGSTNDRSMITEIYPR; this is encoded by the exons ATGAAAATATTTTGTCCCAAGTTTTTCTATGTAATCTTGGCTCACGCCCTCTGTTCGAGTTCTCTTATCCATATCGGAGAGTCGACAACAACTTTTCGCGCTCACGCATGCTCAAATTCTTCGACTGGTAGTACTTTAACCCAAAACAGTACCTACCTCAACAATCTCAATCTTCTCTTCTCCTATCTCACCACCAACGCCACCAACGATGGTGATTTCTACCAAACAACCGTCGCAAGAGACACTCCTGACGCTTCTACCGGCTATTTTCAATGCCGCTTAGACATAAATGCTACTGTATGCCAAGAATGCGTCAGAAACGCTTCTACAGAAGCACTTAAGCGGTGCCCACTAGAAAAGGGAGCCATAATCTGGTTCGACGAGTGCTGGATACGGTACCAGGACGGATCTTCAGTATCGCCGGGTCTCGTGCCCGCGTTACCGTTGTCTAATGTGCAGAATGTGACGGAAGCGGAGCGCTTCAACCAATTGTTGGGAGATGTTCTGAATAAAGTGGCGGACCAAGCCGTTAGTTCCGAGTCGGCTAAGAAGTACGCGACGGAGGAAGAGAACTTCACGAGTTCGCAGACTTTGTACAGCTTAGCACAATGCTCATCAGATGCACCAACCTCTTTTTGCAACACGTGTTTGCTTAGCGCCATTGGTTTCATACCAGGGTGCTGTGGCGGCAGACGAGGTGGGGCTGTTTACTTGCCCAGCTGCATCATTAGATTCGAGCTCTACCCCTTCTACAATTCAATTTCTGTCACTCCAATTCCACCACCAG TTAGGGAAGAAATTTCAGGAGGCGACACTTTTCAGTTTTCTTTGGAGGAAATTAGGACTGCCACTAATAACTTCTTGGATGAAAATAAGATAGGAAGAGGTGGATTTGGTGCAGTTTACAAG GGTACCCTCCCTAATGGTCATGAAATTGCCGTGAAAAGACTTACTGGAAATATGGGAAAAGGAGCCGATGAACAGTTTAAGAATGAAGCCCTTTTGATGACCAAGCTTCAACACAGAAATCTAGCTAGGCTAATAGGATTTTGCTTGGAAGGACAAGAAAAAATTTTGGTCTACGAATATGTACCCAATAAAAGTCTTGATTTCTTTCTATTCG ATCAGGAAAAGAAAAACATGTTAGATTGGACAACGCGGTACAAGATTATAACAGGCGTTGCCAGAGGAATTCTTTATCTTCATGAAGATTCTAGACTAAAAATTATACATCGTGATTTAAAAGCTAGCAACGTTTTATTAGATGATCATATGAATCCTAAGATTTCAGATTTTGGTTTAGCAAAAGTTTTTGTTGTTGACCAAACACATGGAAGTACCAATCGTATTGTTGGAACTTA TGGTTATATGTCTCCGGAGTACGCCATGCATGGGAAATTTTCTTTTAAGTCGGATGTGTTCAGCTTTGGCGTGTTGGTTCTAGAAATTCTCAGTGGCAAGAGAAACAATTTTTCCGATGAATCATCCGGTAGTGGAGACCTCTTAAGTTAT GCTTGGGAGCTTTGGAAAGAAGGGACTTTTTTGGAATTGTTGGATCCTACACTAAGAAATTCCTACTCAAAAAATGAAGTGATTAGATGCATTCATATGGGGTTATTATGTGTTCAAGAAAATCCTGTTCATAGACCCACCATGGCAACAATAGTTCTCATGCTTAACAGCTACTCTGCTATACTTCCACCACCTCAACAACCAGCAGTCCTTTCTCATCGTAATAGAACACAATCAAGCACAACAACAACTAGTGGTGAGCAACAGTTTTATGAATCTATGGCTAGTTCAACTCAAGGCTCTACTAATGATAGATCCATGATCACTGAAATCTATCCTCGATAG